One Saccharomyces kudriavzevii IFO 1802 strain IFO1802 genome assembly, chromosome: 4 genomic region harbors:
- the RPO21 gene encoding DNA-directed RNA polymerase II subunit RPB1 (similar to Saccharomyces cerevisiae RPO21 (YDL140C); ancestral locus Anc_7.314), with amino-acid sequence MVGQQYSSAPLRTVKEVQFGLFSPEEVRAISVAKIRFPETMDETQTRAKIGGLNDPRLGSIDRNLKCQTCQEGMNECPGHFGHIDLAKPVFHVGFIAKIKKLCECVCMHCGKLLLDEHNELMRQALAIKDSKKRFAAIWTLCKTKMVCETDVPSENDPTQLVSRGGCGNTQPTVRKDGLKLVGSWKKDRASGDADEPELRVLSTEEILNIFKHISVEDFTSLGFNEVFSRPEWMILTCLPVPPPPVRPSISFNESQRGEDDLTFKLADILKANISLETLEHNGAPHHAIEEAESLLQFHVATYMDNDIAGQPQALQKSGRPVKSIRARLKGKEGRIRGNLMGKRVDFSARTVISGDPNLELDQVGVPKSIAKTLTYPEVVTPYNIDRLTQLVRNGPNEHPGAKYVIRDSGDRIDLRYSKRAGDIQLQYGWKVERHIMDNDPVLFNRQPSLHKMSMMAHRVIVIPYSTFRLNLSVTSPYNADFDGDEMNLHVPQSEETRAELSQLCAVPLQIVSPQSNKPCMGIVQDTLCGIRKLTLRDTFIELDQVLNMLYWVPDWDGVIPTPAIIKPKPLWSGKQVLSAAIPSGIHLQRFDEGTTLLSPKDNGMLIIDGQIVFGVVEKKTVGSSNGGLIHVVTREKGPQVCAKLFGNIQKVVNFWLLHNGFSTGIGDTIADGPTMREITETIAEAKKKVFDVTKEAQANLLTAKHGMTLRESFEDNVVRFLNEARDKAGRLAEVNLKDLNNVKQMVMAGSKGSFINIAQMSACVGQQSVEGKRIAFGFVDRTLPHFSKDDYSPESKGFVENSYLRGLTPQEFFFHAMGGREGLIDTAVKTAETGYIQRRLVKALEDIMVHYDNTTRNSLGNVIQFIYGEDGMDAAHIEKQSLDTIGGSDKAFEKRYRIDLLNPEHILDPSLLESGSEILGDLKLQVLLDEEYKQLVKDRKFLREVFVDGEANWPMPVNIRRIIQNAQQTFHIDHTRPSDLTIKEIVIGVKDLQENLLVLRGKNEIIQNAQQDAVTLFCCLFRSRLATRRILQEYRLTKQAFEWVLSNIEAQFLRSVVHPGEMVGVLAAQSIGEPATQMTLNTFHFAGVASKKVTSGVPRLKEILNVAKNMKTPSLTVYLEPGHAADQEQAKLIRSAIEHTTLKSVTIASEIYYDPDPRSTVIPEDEEIIQLHFSLLDDEAEQSFDQQSPWLLRLELDRAAMNDKDLTMGQVGERIKQTFKNDLFVIWSEDNDEKLIIRCRVVRPKSLDAETEAEEDHMLKKIENTMLENITLRGVENIERVVMMKYDRKVPSPTGEYVKEPEWVLETDGVNLSEVMTVPGIDPTRIYTNSFIDIMEVLGIEAGRAALYKEVYNVIASDGSYVNYRHMALLVDVMTTQGGLTSVTRHGFNRSNTGALMRCSFEETVEILFEAGASAELDDCRGVSENVILGQMAPIGTGAFDVMIDEESLVKYMPEQKITEIGDGQDGGATPYSNESGLVNADLDVKDELMFSPLVDSGSNDAMAGGFTAYGGADYGEATSPFGAYGEAPTSPGFGVSSPGFSPTSPTYSPTSPAYSPTSPSYSPTSPSYSPTSPSYSPTSPSYSPTSPSYSPTSPSYSPTSPSYSPTSPSFSPTSPSYSPTSPSYSPTSPSYSPTSPSYSPTSPSYSPTSPAYSPTSPSYSPTSPSYSPTSPSYSPTSPSYSPTSPNYSPTSPSYSPTSPGYSPGSPAYSPKQDEQKHNENENSK; translated from the coding sequence ATGGTAGGACAGCAATATTCCAGTGCCCCACTGCGTACAGTAAAAGAGGTCCAGTTTGGTCTTTTTTCGCCCGAAGAAGTTAGAGCGATAAGTGTAGCTAAAATTAGATTCCCGGAAACAATGGATGAAACTCAAACAAGAGCTAAAATTGGCGGGTTGAACGATCCTAGATTAGGCTCTATTGACCGTAACTTAAAATGTCAAACTTGCCAAGAAGGTATGAACGAGTGTCCTGGTCATTTTGGTCATATCGATCTGGCCAAACCTGTTTTTCATGTTGGTTTCATTGCTAAAATCAAGAAACTTTGTGAATGTGTCTGTATGCACTGTGGTAAACTATTACTCGATGAACATAATGAATTAATGAGACAAGCCTTGGCAATTAAGGACAGCAAGAAGAGATTCGCTGCAATTTGGACTTTATGTAAAACTAAAATGGTTTGCGAAACAGACGTTCCTTCAGAAAATGATCCTACTCAACTTGTTTCAAGAGGGGGTTGTGGTAACACGCAACCCACGGTTCGTAAGGATGGGTTGAAACTGGTTGGtagttggaaaaaagataGAGCTTCAGGAGATGCTGATGAGCCAGAATTAAGAGTCTTGAGCACGgaagaaatcttgaatatatTTAAACATATCTCGGTGGAGGATTTCACTAGTTTGGGTTTTAACGAAGTCTTTTCTCGTCCGGAATGGATGATTCTGACGTGTCTTCCTGTCCCACCACCACCAGTTCGTCCATCTATTTCCTTTAATGAATCCCAAAGAGGTGAGGATGATTTGACGTTTAAATTGGCTGACATTTTGAAGGCGAATATTAGTTTGGAAACATTAGAGCATAATGGTGCTCCTCATCATGCCATTGAAGAGGCAGAAAGTTTATTACAGTTTCATGTTGCCACCTACATGGATAATGATATTGCTGGTCAACCACAAGCTCTACAAAAGTCCGGCCGTCCCGTTAAGTCGATTCGTGCTCGTTTGAAGGGTAAGGAAGGTCGTATTAGGGGTAATTTAATGGGTAAGCGTGTAGACTTCTCAGCAAGAACAGTTATTTCTGGTGACCCTAATTTGGAATTAGATCAAGTCGGTGTTCCAAAATCTATTGCCAAGACTTTGACATATCCAGAAGTCGTTACTCCTTATAATATAGATCGTCTAACGCAACTTGTTCGAAATGGGCCAAATGAGCATCCTGGTGCCAAATACGTCATTCGTGATAGCGGGGATCGTATAGATTTAAGATATAGCAAAAGAGCTGGTGATATACAACTACAGTACGGTTGGAAAGTGGAGCGTCACATCATGGATAATGATCCAGTTTTGTTCAACCGTCAGCCTTCGCTGCATAAAATGTCTATGATGGCTCACAGAGTGATAGTTATCCCATATTCTACATTCAGATTGAATTTGTCCGTCACTTCTCCATATAATGCCGATTTTGATGGTGACGAAATGAATCTTCACGTTCCTCAATCTGAGGAGACGAGGGCTGAACTGTCTCAACTATGCGCTGTTCCTTTACAAATCGTGTCGCCACAGTCTAACAAACCTTGTATGGGTATTGTGCAAGATACTTTATGTGGTATTCGAAAATTAACATTAAGAGATACATTTATAGAACTTGACCAAGTTTTGAATATGCTGTATTGGGTTCCGGATTGGGATGGTGTTATTCCCACGCCTGCAATTATCAAACCCAAACCTTTGTGGTCAGGTAAACAAGTCTTATCCGCGGCCATTCCAAGTGGTATTCATTTGCAACGTTTCGATGAAGGTACAACTTTGCTTTCTCCAAAGGATAATGGTATGCTTATCATCGATGGTCAAATTGTATTTGGTGTcgttgaaaagaaaaccgTTGGTTCGTCCAATGGCGGTTTAATTCATGTCGTTACTAGGGAAAAGGGACCCCAAGTCTGTGCTAAACTATTTGGTAATATACAGAAAGTTGTTAACTTTTGGTTGTTACATAATGGTTTCTCAACAGGTATTGGGGATACCATAGCTGATGGGCCAACAATGAGAGAAATTACAGAAACAATTGCAGAAGCTAAAAAGAAGGTTTTTGATGTCACAAAGGAAGCTCAGGCAAACTTATTGACTGCTAAACATGGTATGACCCTCCGTGAATCGTTTGAAGATAATGTTGTTCGGTTCTTAAATGAAGCAAGAGATAAAGCAGGTCGTTTAGCTGAAGTTAATTTAAAGGATTTAAACAATGTGAAACAAATGGTTATGGCAGGTTCCAAGGGTTCATTCATTAATATCGCGCAAATGTCAGCTTGTGTAGGGCAGCAGTCTGTTGAAGGTAAACGTATTGCTTTTGGGTTCGTTGATCGTACCTTACCACATTTTTCTAAGGATGACTATTCTCCAGAGTCTAAAGGTTTCGTTGAAAATTCATATTTGAGAGGTTTGACCCCAcaagagttttttttccatgcAATGGGTGGTCGTGAAGGTCTTATCGATACTGCTGTTAAAACAGCTGAAACAGGTTATATTCAACGTCGTTTAGTCAAAGCTTTAGAAGATATCATGGTCCATTACGATAACACCACAAGAAATTCGTTGGGTAACGTTATTCAGTTTATTTATGGTGAAGATGGTATGGATGCTGCAcacattgaaaaacaatCACTGGATACGATTGGTGGTTCTGACAAAGCCTTCGAAAAGAGATACAGAATTGACTTATTGAATCCAGAACACATCCTGGATCCTTCACTATTAGAATCTGGATCTGAAATCCTAGGTGATCTGAAACTTCAAGTCTTACTGGACGAAGAGTACAAACAATTAGTGAAAGACCGTAAGTTTTTAAGAGAAGTTTTTGTCGATGGTGAAGCAAACTGGCCAATGCCCGTCAATATAAGACGtattattcaaaatgcTCAACAAACTTTCCACATCGATCATACAAGACCATCCGATCTAacaatcaaagaaattgttaTTGGTGTGAAAGATTTACAGGAAAACCTACTGGTGTTACGTGGGAAGAATGAAATCATACAAAATGCTCAACAGGATGCAGTTACCTTATTCTGTTGCTTGTTCCGTTCCCGTTTGGCCACTCGCAGAATCTTACAAGAATATAGACTAACAAAGCAGGCATTCGAATGGGTTTTAAGTAATATCGAAGCACAATTTCTCCGTTCGGTTGTTCACCCTGGTGAAATGGTTGGGGTTCTTGCAGCTCAATCCATCGGTGAACCAGCTACACAAATGACACTTAATACTTTCCATTTTGCCGGTGTTGCTTCCAAGAAAGTTACCTCTGGTGTTCCACGTTTAAAGGAAATCTTAAACGTTGCCAAAAACATGAAAACTCCTTCTTTAACTGTTTACTTAGAACCTGGCCATGCTGCCGATCAAGAACAGGCAAAGCTAATTAGATCTGCCATTGAACATACTACTTTAAAGAGTGTAACTATTGCTTCAGAGATCTATTATGATCCTGATCCACGTTCCACAGTTATTcctgaagatgaagagattATTCAACTTCATTTCTCTCTGCTAGATGACGAAGCCGAACAATCTTTTGACCAACAATCACCTTGGTTGTTGCGTTTGGAATTAGATCGTGCGGCAATGAACGATAAAGATCTAACTATGGGGCAAGTTGGTGAAAGAATCAAgcaaactttcaaaaacgaTCTTTTTGTTATCTGGTCTGaggataatgatgaaaaattgattatTCGTTGTCGTGTAGTTCGTCCTAAGTCACTAGACGCTGAAActgaagctgaagaagatcatatgttgaagaaaatcgaGAACACTATGCTGGAAAACATTACATTACGTGGTGTTGAAAACATTGAGCGTGTTGTGATGATGAAATACGACCGTAAAGTGCCAAGCCCAACTGGTGAATACGTTAAGGAACCTGAATGGGTGTTAGAAACAGATGGTGTTAACTTATCTGAAGTTATGACCGTTCCTGGTATCGACCCAACTAGGATATACACTAACTCGTTTATCGATATTATGGAAGTTTTGGGTATTGAAGCTGGTCGTGCAGCCTTGTATAAGGAAGTTTACAATGTTATTGCTTCTGATGGTTCGTATGTCAACTACCGTCATATGGCCTTACTAGTTGATGTTATGACGACTCAGGGTGGTTTAACTTCTGTTACTCGTCATGGTTTCAACAGATCGAATACTGGTGCCTTGATGAGATGTTCATTCGAAGAAACCGTCGAAATCTTGTTTGAAGCGGGTGCCTCTGCCGAATTAGATGATTGTCGCGGTGTTTCCGAAAATGTTATACTTGGTCAAATGGCTCCAATCGGTACCGGTGCATTTGATGTGAtgattgatgaagaatcaTTGGTCAAATACATGccagaacaaaaaatcactGAGATTGGAGATGGACAAGATGGTGGTGCCACTCCATACAGCAATGAAAGCGGTTTGGTCAATGCCGATCTTGATGTTAAGGATgaattgatgttttcacCTCTGGTCGATTCTGGTTCAAACGATGCTATGGCTGGAGGATTCACAGCTTACGGCGGTGCTGATTATGGTGAAGCAACATCTCCATTTGGAGCCTATGGTGAAGCACCTACATCTCCCGGATTTGGAGTCTCTTCACCGGGTTTCTCTCCAACTTCCCCAACATACTCTCCTACCTCTCCAGCATACTCCCCCACATCACCATCATATTCCCCTACATCACCTAGTTACAGCCCCACATCTCCATCATACTCGCCAACATCTCCATCTTACTCACCAACATCTCCATCTTACTCACCAACATCACCATCTTATTCACCAACATCACCATCTTATTCACCAACATCACCATCGTTCTCTCCCACATCACCTAGTTACAGCCCCACATCTCCGTCTTATTCACCTACATCTCCATCATACTCCCCTACGTCACCAAGCTATAGCCCAACGTCCCCTAGCTATAGTCCAACATCGCCAGCCTATTCACCAACATCACCAAGCTATAGTCCTACATCTCCTTCGTACTCTCCAACGTCCCCATCTTACTCCCCAACATCTCCTTCCTACTCTCCCACTTCTCCCAACTATAGCCCTACTTCACCTTCTTATTCCCCAACATCTCCAGGCTATAGTCCAGGATCTCCTGCATATTCTCCAAAGCAAGACGAACAAAAGcataatgaaaatgaaaattccAAATGA
- the SCM3 gene encoding Scm3p (similar to Saccharomyces cerevisiae SCM3 (YDL139C); ancestral locus Anc_7.312), translating to MKTSKKVSKRRNLKSLHGALKGLLKESSKKSEAKIRKQCGYGPVSELHTPAPEKHKGSRKSNEIVRPVAERNGHVYIMSKENQVIPKLTDDEVMERHKRADENMKEVWSNIISKYESIEDQGDLVDLKTGEIIEDNGHIKKLTVNSTTKDKRTRYTSVLRDIIDISDEEDEGREDDYTIWADDRKESDSDADAEDGNEDEEDEKGIDADFKQYEAKLSKRILRD from the coding sequence ATGAAGACAAGTAAGAAAGTATCCAAGAGAAGAAACCTGAAAAGCCTTCATGGTGCCTTAAAAGGGCTATTGAAAGAATCCAGTAAGAAAAGTGAGGCCAAAATACGAAAGCAATGTGGTTACGGACCTGTTTCCGAATTGCATACCCCAGCTCCTGAAAAACATAAAGGGTCGAGGAAGAGCAATGAAATCGTGCGACCAGTTGCCGAGAGAAACGGCCACGTATACATAATGTCCAAGGAAAATCAGGTCATCCCCAAGTTAACCGACGATGAAGTCATGGAGCGCCACAAGCGGGCGGACGAAAACATGAAGGAAGTGTGGTCTAACATAATAAGCAAATACGAGTCCATTGAAGACCAAGGCGACCTCGTAGACCTGAAAACAGGCGAGATCATTGAAGACAACGGACATATCAAGAAACTGACGGTCAACAGCACCACCAAAgacaaaagaacaagataCACAAGTGTACTTAGGGACATTATCGACATTAGCGAcgaggaagatgaaggtAGAGAGGATGATTATACCATATGGGCTGATGACCGCAAGGAAAGCGATTCAGATGCGGATGCTGAAGATGGcaacgaagatgaagaagacgagAAAGGAATAGACGCAGATTTCAAGCAGTACGAAGCCAAACtctcaaaaagaatactaCGAGACTAA
- the RGT2 gene encoding glucose sensor (similar to Saccharomyces cerevisiae SNF3 (YDL194W) and RGT2 (YDL138W); ancestral locus Anc_7.309): MNDNQDCLRQREENTHLEQPGSDSCHRQGVECAIDDNVPRHDSYIESPNDTEAKSILMCDDPNAYRISYASNEPAGDGAVETTSILLSQPLPLRSNVMSVLVGIFVAVGGFLFGYDTGLINSITDMPYVKTYIAPNHSNFTTNQIAILVSFLSLGTFFGALIAPYISDSYGRKPTIMFSTAIIFSIGNSLQVASGGLVLLIVGRVISGIGIGIISAVVPLYQAEAAQKNLRGAIISSYQWAITIGLLVSSAVSQGTHSKNGPSSYRIPIGLQYVWSSVLAVGMIFLPESPRYYVLKDELNKAAKSLSFLRGLPIEDPRLLEELVEIKATYDYEASFGPSTLLDCFKTSENRPKQVLRIFTGIAIQAFQQASGINFIFYYGVNFFNNTGVDSSYLVSFISYAVNVAFSIPGMYLVDRIGRRPVLLAGGCIMAVANLVIAIVGVSEGKTVVASKVMIAFICLFIAAFSATWGGVVWVVSAELYPLGVRSKCAAICAASNWLVNFICALITPYIVDVGSHTSSIGPKIFFIWGGLNVVAVIVVYFAVYETRGLTLEEIDELFRKAPNSVTSSKWNEKLRKRCVALPISQQIEIKTNIKNAGKLEDNISPVAEDTAIDNNSSSNVEKFLQDLLLSKDRVIVANKENSALVDATNAVPLTSMELKPVECPSMNYVDLGNGLGLNTYNRGPPSIISDSTDEFYQEDDSSNGNSNSEENGDNSVSTYMAQLINSPSTTSNDTALSQSHNSNARTSSNWTSDLASKHSQYTPPNHNL; the protein is encoded by the coding sequence ATGAACGATAATCAAGACTGCCTGCGACAGAGAGAGGAAAACACTCATCTCGAGCAGCCCGGAAGCGACTCCTGCCACCGCCAGGGTGTTGAGTGTGCCATCGATGATAATGTCCCACGCCACGACTCTTACATAGAGTCTCCCAATGATACAGAGGCAAAATCAATACTGATGTGCGATGATCCTAATGCATACCGAATATCTTACGCGAGCAATGAGCCTGCAGGCGATGGAGCAGTAGAGACTACGTCCATCCTACTGTCACAACCGCTGCCGCTGCGATCGAACGTGATGTCCGTTTTGGTCGGTATATTTGTTGCCGTGGGAGGGTTTTTGTTTGGATATGATACTGGGCTAATCAACAGCATCACCGATATGCCGTATGTTAAAACATACATTGCTCCAAACCATTCAAATTTCACCACCAACCAAATAGCCATACTTGTATCGTTTCTTTCCTTGGGGACATTCTTCGGTGCGTTGATCGCTCCCTATATCTCGGATTCATATGGTAGGAAACCCACAATCATGTTCAGCACTGccatcattttttccataGGAAACTCTTTACAAGTTGCATCTGGTGGCTTGGTGCTATTAATAGTCGGAAGAGTCATTTCCGGTATTGGGATCGGGATAATTTCTGCGGTCGTACCCCTATATCAAGCTGAAGCTGCACAGAAAAATCTTAGAGGGGCCATCATTTCCAGTTATCAGTGGGCAATTACTATCGGGTTACTTGTGTCCAGTGCGGTGTCGCAAGGCACTCACTCTAAAAATGGACCTTCCTCATATAGAATACCCATTGGTTTACAATATGTTTGGTCTAGTGTTCTAGCTGTGGGtatgatttttcttccagagAGCCCACGATATTATGTCCTGAAAGATGAGCTTAATAAAGCTGCCAAGTCGCTGTCCTTTTTAAGAGGCCTTCCGATTGAAGATCCGAGACTTTTAGAAGAGCTAGTGGAAATCAAGGCCACTTACGATTATGAGGCGTCGTTTGGTCCCTCAACGCTTTTGGATTGTTTCAAGACAAGTGAAAATAGGCCCAAACAGGTTTTGCGAATATTCACCGGTATTGCCATTCAGGCTTTCCAACAAGCTTCAGGCATAAATTTCATATTCTATTACGGagttaattttttcaacaacacAGGAGTGGACAGTTCCTACTTGGTCTCCTTTATCAGCTATGCTGTCAATGTTGCCTTCAGTATACCTGGCATGTATTTAGTGGATCGAATAGGTAGGAGACCGGTACTTCTTGCTGGAGGTTGCATAATGGCTGTAGCGAATTTGGTTATTGCCATTGTTGGTGTTTCAGAAGGCAAAACCGTTGTAGCAAGTAAAGTTATGATTGCATTTATCTGCCTTTTCATTGCCGCATTTTCGGCCACATGGGGGGGTGTCGTATGGGTAGTATCTGCTGAATTGTACCCACTAGGTGTCAGATCAAAGTGTGCTGCCATATGTGCTGCTTCAAATTGGCTGGTCAATTTCATTTGCGCTCTGATTACACCGTATATTGTTGACGTTGGATCACATACGTCTTCCATAGGACccaagatttttttcatttgggGTGGTCTAAACGTTGTGGCCGTTATCGTTGTTTATTTCGCTGTGTATGAAACAAGAGGGTTAACCTTGGAAGAGATCGATGAATTATTCAGGAAGGCACCGAATAGTGTCACTTCCAGCAAATGGAATGAAAAGTTGAGAAAAAGATGCGTGGCGCTTCCTATTTCGCAACAAATAGAAATCAAAACCAACATCAAGAACGCTGGCAAACTAGAAGACAACATCAGTCCAGTTGCGGAAGATACCGCTATCGATAACAATAGTTCATccaatgttgaaaaattcttgcAAGATCTGCTACTATCGAAGGATCGTGTCATCGTGGcgaacaaagaaaatagcGCCCTAGTAGACGCTACCAATGCCGTCCCTCTGACGTCCATGGAACTCAAACCTGTGGAATGCCCGTCGATGAATTACGTGGACTTGGGGAATGGTCTCGGTCTGAATACATATAACAGAGGCCCCCCATCTATCATTTCTGATTCTACAGACGAATTCTACCAAGAAGATGACTCTTCCAATGGCAATAGCAACTCCGAGGAAAACGGCGACAACAGCGTCAGCACATATATGGCTCAACTAATCAACAGTCCATCCACTACAAGCAACGATACGGCTTTATCTCAATCCCACAATAGCAATGCAAGAACATCATCTAATTGGACGAGTGATCTTGCTAGCAAGCACAGTCAATACACCCCGCCAAATCACAATCTTTAG